TAAATGTCTTCGCCTGGGTCCCGCCGATGCCTTGAATGGAAAATTCATTGTGCGCATCGAGGAGTAAAATGGCCGCAAGCTCGTAACGAAAGTATTGCGCCACCAATTCCGCCGTGATGGAGGCAACTTCCTTTTTGTCGTTCAAGCCAATGACCTGTTGGACGACTTCATGGATCAAGCCCAGGCTTCGCGCCCGGCCCTCCGCCTCTTCGCGCAGGCGGGTGTATTCGATGAGTCCCGCCAGATGGCTGGCGATCACAACCATGAGATGCTCGTCGTATTGACTGAACGCCTCCGCTTGCGCATTCTCGATGACAAGCACGCCCATCGCCTGTCCGCGGTAACGGAGCGGGACGATCAACTCAGAACGGGCGGTTTTATGAATCCCAATGTAACCTTCGCGGGACGAATCCGAGACACGACGGACCCGTCCCTCTTTCAGGAACGGCTGGATGGGATGCTCCGTCACAGAAGCGCTGGTCACGTTCAATTTGCCTTCATATAAACGATATTCGCGAAGGATGCGACCATCGCTCGATCTTAAGAAGAGCGCGATCAATTCGGTGCTGAAAGCGCGGGTAAGCAAACCGAACATACGGCGGGCAATCTGGTCGAGATTCTGCGCGGAGGAAACGGTCAATACGAAGTCGTTCAGCAAGCCAAGCCTGCGCAGGTGCGAGGACATCTCCGAGAAGGTCACAACGATATCCACCGTTTGCGGGATGCCCATCGCCAGTTCGCGCAGTTGACCGCGTTCGGATGTCGTAAATTCCTTCTGACGCCACATCGCAACGACGCCGATCAGGCGTTGCCCGATCACCAAGGGTAAACAGATCCATGCGCCGCTGTTCGGTTTCAGGTTTGTAAACGGGAGTTGGTCGAAGTTTGGCTGTCCGCGGGTGAGCAGTAAATCAGAGAGCGAACGGTTGACCCGGCGGAAGACCGGATTTTCGTCGATCAGAAGGGAGGCTCCGCGTGCCCTGGGAGCGTTCCACTCAGCTTGAACGTCGAGCGTATCACCCCGCCGAATCGCAAGCCAGGCTCCCTGGCAGGTTACCGTCTGCACAAAGTTGGTGAGGACTTTTTCGAGCGCAAGAGGCAGATTGAAGGCCAGCCCAGATTGGAGGTCGGGAAGAAGCGCCTGTCCCTTCGGGGCAAGCTGACCGGAAAGCAGGGAGGTCATCAAGCGCCAGACTCTCTGCGCTTCGGCGGTCTGCTCCTCAGCGCCGACCAGGATGAGTTTCGACGAGTTCGAGATCGGAAAGGCATAAAAACGCCCGTGGCCCAACCCGCGGTTCTTCCCCATCTCTGCAGAGCGTGGATGTCCTCCTGTAAGAGCGCCGCACAACCACGCGTCCGTCGAATTGATCGCCATGATGCCGGTCAATTCGTTCTGAGCCGCCTTATTCAAACGGTGAGATACGCGCACGAGCCAAACGCCCCCCACCCGTTCCGCCAGCACAGCCCAGTTTGCGCCGGAGAGTTGAACGGCTTCCTTGAGTTGGGTCTCGATGCCTGTTTCGGTCTGCATGGCGGTTGTTTTTCAAATTATACCCGCGTCACTCATGATTAAGACATTTCACGTTAAAATAACCGCCTTATGAAGGATATCATCGTGATCGGCGGCGGACTCGCCGGGAGTGAAGCCGCCTGGCAGATCGCCGGACGAAATTTAAGGGTAAAACTTTATGAAATGCGTCCGCAGGCGTCGACCGGCGCTCATGTGACGGATCAACTTGCGGAATTGGTCTGCTCTAACTCACTCGGTTCGAACCAGGCCGACCGCGCTTCGGGCGTCCTGAAAAATGAACTACGCCGGCTGGATTCCCTCCTCGTCAAATGCGCGGAGGAAACGGCTCTCCCCGCCGGGGCAGCGCTTGCCGTGGACCGCGAGGCGTTTGCACGCAGGGTGACGAAAAAGATTTCGGCTCACCCGAACATTGAGTTGATCCGTGAAGAGGTGAAAGAGATTCCACTTTCGCCGGTCGTCATCGCCAGTGGACCGCTCACCTCGGAAAGTCTCTCAAACTCCGTTGCGGCGTTGAGCGGCGACGAACACCTTTTCTTCTTCGACGCCATCTCTCCCATCGTGCGTGCCGAAAGCATCGACATGAAAATCGCTTTTCGCGCTTCGCGTTACGATAAAAGCGAGCAGGATGAAGGCGATTACATCAATTGCCCCTTTACCAAGGAAGAATATTACGAATTCCTGCATGCCTTGCGCACGGCAGAGCGCATCGAACTGCGCTCCTTTGAAGACGCAATCAAGACAGGCGTGAAGGCAGGTCACTTCTTCGAAGGTTGTCTGCCCGTGGAGATCATCGCCGAACGAGGTGACGAATCGCTGGCTTATGGACCCATGCGCCCGGTCGGCTTGCGCGACCCACGGACGGGTAAACGTCCGTACGCGGTGGCGCAGCTCCGGCAGGATAATCTGGCTGGCAGTTTGTATAACATCGTTGGTTTTCAGACCAATCTGAAATTCCCCGAGCAAAGACGCGTGTTAAGAATGATCCCCGGACTCGAAAACGCCGAGTTCGAGCGATATGGCCAGATGCATCGCAATACATTCATTGCTTCGCCCAAGCTTCTGCGCCCCACCCTTCAACATATCTCCCGCGACAACCTTTTCTTTGCAGGTCAGATCACCGGCGTGGAAGGCTACATGGGCAACATCGCCACAGGACTGCTGGCGGGAATCAATCTGGCGCGATTCATGCAGGGTAAACCGCTGTTTGAACTCCCCCGCGAGACGATGCTCGGCGCATTATGTCATTACGTCACCCATGCCGACCTGAAAGACTTCCAACCGATGAAAGCCAACTTCGGCATCCTGCCGGAACTTCATCCTGAAAGGAAGATCGGCAAACGCGAAAAGGGTCAAGCCCACGCAGACCGCGCCGCAGGCGCATTGGAAGATTATTTACGGAATCAACCATCATGAACAAACGGAATCCAACGATCTATCTGGGTCTTATAAGCACGTTGTTCCTGGCCATAACAGGCTGGTACGCCTTTTCATTCAACACATACAGCACGACTCCGGAAACATTCGATGGAGAACGCGCATTGGCAGATGTGGAAGTCCAGGTCGCCATGGGACCACGAACGCCCGGGTCGGCCGGACATGCCCAGGTCCGCGAATGGATGCGCACAGAGTTGGAAAATACCGGCTGGCTTGTAGAAGTCCACGAGGCGGAGCGGCTGGGACATCCCATTTACAACATTATTGCAAAGAAAGGCGGGGAATTACCGCAAATCATCCTTGCCGCGCATTACGATACAAGATTTATCGCCGACCACGATCCGGTTGAAACGAAGAGGAGCGAGCCTGTTCCCGGCGCGAACGACGGCGCATCCGGAGTGGCGGTTTTGCTCGAACTAGCCCGCATATTGCCGGATGATACAGTGCCCGTGTGGCTGGTTTTCTTCGACGCAGAAGATAACGGGCGCATCGAGGGCTGGGATTGGATCCTCGGCTCGCGCGCATTCGTGGAGGAAATCCCTGTTCGTCCCCGGGCGGTGATCATCGTGGATATGGTCGGGGATGCGGATTTGAACCTTTATTACGAAAGGAATTCAGACGTCACCCTTCGTGCGGAAATTTGGAAGACCGCAGAGCGGCTCGGTTATGGCGATATATTCATTCCGTCGGAGAAACACAGCATGCTCGACGATCACACCCCCTTTCTCGAGAAAGGCATCCCTGCCGTTGATATCATTGACTTCGATTATCCCTACTGGCATACCACCGAAGACACAGCGGATAAGGTATCAGCCGACAGCCTGAAAGCCGTGGGGGATACGCTCTGGCATTGGGTCGTTGAACAAGGCGGAAATTAAGAGTGGTCAAAAGAAAAGACTGGGCTTACACTTAAGGCAATGGCAGTACAGGCATCTTTGCGTAAACTTCGTCCCATTTGGGTGGAACGCGTTTCCCGAGAAATGGCGGTTGGGGAAGGTATACGCGCGGGTTTCACAGAGCAATTGGAAAGATTCTATGACCTGCTCGAACAAACCATCATCACCGGCGACATGGCATGGCTCGACCCGATCCTGTACGATTGGGGACGCTCTCCCACCGAAACGAACCTCGAACATGCCGATTATTATGTTTCATTCATTCTGAACCGCATGATCTCGCTCACCCTCGAGATCTCCCGGGAGCACCTTAAACCCAAAGAGGCGCTTGAACTTCTCGCGGCGACCATCCCGGTATTGACACATAGTCTGGGCGTGGTGATCCGGTACGAGATGGAAACCCGCGTAGCACATATTTCGAAGGAATTGGGGGCGGTGCAGGAAAAGTTGCAGATCCTCGATCAGAATAAATCCAAGTTCATCTCCGTGGCGGCGCACGAACTGAAGACTCCGCTCACTCTGATCGAAGGCTACACCTCCATGATGGCAGACTTTATCCAGGCCGACTCGCAGGCGCAAATGCGAAGCTACCTGGCCGGGGTAAATACCGGCGTCCTGCGCTTACGGGAAATTATCGACGATATGATCGATGTGTCCTTGATAGATAACAACCTGCTCACATTGAACATCCAGCCGATGTGGATCAGCCATCTATTGGATCTCGCTCGAAACGAGTTCAAGAAAACGATCGCTGAACGAAAGCAGACCTTGACCGTCAATGACTTCGAAGGAAGCGACCTGATGATCTACGGCGACTCTGAAAGGTTGTATCAGGCGCTCAACAACGTAATAACGAATGCCATTAAATACACACCGGACAGGGGTCAGATCACGATCGACGGGCGGCTCCTGCCAGGATTTATCGAAATCACCGTCAAGGATACCGGGATCGGCATTTCCGCCGAAGATCAAGCGCTCATCTTCGAAAAATTCGGCCAACTCGGCAAGGAGGACTTACACTCCAGCGGCAAAATAAAATTCAAGGGGGGCGGACCCGGTCTGGGTCTTTCCATCACTCGCGGCGTTATCGAGGCGCACGGTGGAACGATATGGGTTGAATCCCCAGGTTACGACGAAGTAAAATTACCCGGCTCGACCTTTCACATCTTGCTGCCTACACGAACCGAGCCGACAAACCCTGTCATGCTCAAATTCTTTGGCAGCCTTGAACAAAAAATGGAAACTGATCTACGTGGCGAAGAAAATCCCCCAACCGACGATCCCCCCGCGTGAGCGCGCCTTCCTTGCAGGCGTTGAGCTTCGCGACCATAAAAATGTCCTTTCGCTAGAAGACTCGCTTGCAGAGTTGGCATTGCTTGCAGACACTGCCGGCGTGGATGTCGTCGGCGAGATCACGCAGCGGCTGCAACGCCCGAACGTCGAGACATACATCGGTCCCGGCAAGGTGGAAGAGCTCAGGGCGCTTGCCGAAGAAACTCTCGCTGAAGTCGTCATCTTCGACGATGAACTTTCACCGCGCCACCAACGCGAACTGGAAAAAGCGCTCGGCAAAAACATACGCGTCATCGACCGCACGGCGCTGATCCTCGACATCTTCGCCCAGCATGCCCATACAAAAGAAGGCATGCTGCAGGTGGAACTCGCTCAATACGAATACAACCTTCCCCGCCTCACCCGCGCATGGACGCATCTTGAACGGCAGGCAGGCGGCGGCGGCGGACGCGCCGGTTCGACCGGCGGAGTGGGCTTGCGTGGTCCCGGCGAGACCCAGCTCGAGGTTGACCGCCGCACGATCCGCAAACGCATTGCGCACATCAAAAAAGAACTGGACAAAGTGGAGGCGCATCGCATGCGCTACCGGGCACAAAGGAAACGTTCGCGCATCCCCACCGTTGCCCTGGTCGGATACACCAACGCGGGCAAGTCCACGCTCCTGAACCGCCTCGCCAAAGCCGATGTCTACGTTGCAGACCAACTTTTCGCCACGCTCGATCCGACCACGCGACGCGTCCAGCTTCCCGGCGATAATACGGCTCTTTTCACCGATACAGTCGGATTCATCCAAAAACTCCCGACCACGCTGGTCGCGGCATTCCATGCGACGCTCGAAGAGATCGCCGAAGCCGACCTGTTACTGCATATCGTTGACATTTCCCATCCGAACGCGCTCGGACAATATCAAGCCGTTTTACAAACCCTGGAAGAGATCGGGGCAGGTCATATACCGATGATCACCGCCTTGAACAAAGCCGATCGGTTGAAAGATCCGGAAAATGCGGCAAGGATATTGGAAAATTTTCACAAATCCGTGGCAACATCCGCTTTGAAAGGCTCGGGCATGGATGATTTGCTCATGCTCGTGCAGGAAGAATTATTCGAGGCATTCGAAACGATTGGCGTCCGCCTTCCATATAAGGAAGGTGCGTTGATCTCGCTCTATCACGAACTTGGTCAGGTGGAGCGCGTCGAGCACGAACGCGGCGGTGTCTTGATCCATGGGAGTCTGCCTGGAAGGCTACTGGCGCAATTCGCACCCTGGAAGATCCAACCGAACGGCAGCGCGCCGGGAATGCATGAGACCGAAGCCGACCTGGAGGAAGCATGATCTCGAAAATGCTCGATTTTCTTTCAGAATATCTCGCCCATCGCAAAGGCCTTCTGCCAATCATCGGGCTGGCGCTCATCCTCCTGAACCTGCTCCTCCAATTCATCTTCCCCGGCTCGATCCTTGCGACCGCCAATCTTTGCCTGCATCTCGGGTTGATCGTCGCCATCTTCGGCTTGATGCTTGCGTGGGCTTTGTAGTTTGACGGGAGTTCAATATCTTTCGCCGGCAAATAGGAAGTGGGGAAACCTGCACCACTTGTGATTCGCCATGCCCCCGACTCTCGCGATAAAAACCTCCATAAACCAGTACCGAATCGAAGAATTCGCCGGCGTCACAGCGCTGGGCGAACTGTATCGGGCAACGGACGAGCGCACGAATAGAGCCTTTGCAATCAC
This portion of the Anaerolineales bacterium genome encodes:
- a CDS encoding GAF domain-containing protein encodes the protein MQTETGIETQLKEAVQLSGANWAVLAERVGGVWLVRVSHRLNKAAQNELTGIMAINSTDAWLCGALTGGHPRSAEMGKNRGLGHGRFYAFPISNSSKLILVGAEEQTAEAQRVWRLMTSLLSGQLAPKGQALLPDLQSGLAFNLPLALEKVLTNFVQTVTCQGAWLAIRRGDTLDVQAEWNAPRARGASLLIDENPVFRRVNRSLSDLLLTRGQPNFDQLPFTNLKPNSGAWICLPLVIGQRLIGVVAMWRQKEFTTSERGQLRELAMGIPQTVDIVVTFSEMSSHLRRLGLLNDFVLTVSSAQNLDQIARRMFGLLTRAFSTELIALFLRSSDGRILREYRLYEGKLNVTSASVTEHPIQPFLKEGRVRRVSDSSREGYIGIHKTARSELIVPLRYRGQAMGVLVIENAQAEAFSQYDEHLMVVIASHLAGLIEYTRLREEAEGRARSLGLIHEVVQQVIGLNDKKEVASITAELVAQYFRYELAAILLLDAHNEFSIQGIGGTQAKTFTESLDGEDFVVLEGVTGHVSRKGESVLLNDTSQSKLYQPTRGWEARSEICVAVKDGEQILGIIDVESRELNAFSHNDLIAMEALAGILASVVTSANQYQRLQETVHQLQMTEMELKERMEAQRAAENRLLQAAKLAAVGEMAAGVAHELNNPLTTVTGFSELMLEDLPEDSHHRQELLMVLNEARRASSVVRRLLDFSRQGERIRASADLNEVVNDVIALTRHLIQTNNVALILELDESLPWVSIDSNQMKQVLLNLIHNALQAMPRGGEMQVRTFRSRRENRDWVVMSVRDTGTGITPEAQAKIFEPFFTTKGDSGGTGLGLSVTYGIVADHGGTIEVLSQSGRGSAFEVWLPL
- the trmFO gene encoding methylenetetrahydrofolate--tRNA-(uracil(54)-C(5))-methyltransferase (FADH(2)-oxidizing) TrmFO, with product MKDIIVIGGGLAGSEAAWQIAGRNLRVKLYEMRPQASTGAHVTDQLAELVCSNSLGSNQADRASGVLKNELRRLDSLLVKCAEETALPAGAALAVDREAFARRVTKKISAHPNIELIREEVKEIPLSPVVIASGPLTSESLSNSVAALSGDEHLFFFDAISPIVRAESIDMKIAFRASRYDKSEQDEGDYINCPFTKEEYYEFLHALRTAERIELRSFEDAIKTGVKAGHFFEGCLPVEIIAERGDESLAYGPMRPVGLRDPRTGKRPYAVAQLRQDNLAGSLYNIVGFQTNLKFPEQRRVLRMIPGLENAEFERYGQMHRNTFIASPKLLRPTLQHISRDNLFFAGQITGVEGYMGNIATGLLAGINLARFMQGKPLFELPRETMLGALCHYVTHADLKDFQPMKANFGILPELHPERKIGKREKGQAHADRAAGALEDYLRNQPS
- a CDS encoding M28 family peptidase — encoded protein: MNKRNPTIYLGLISTLFLAITGWYAFSFNTYSTTPETFDGERALADVEVQVAMGPRTPGSAGHAQVREWMRTELENTGWLVEVHEAERLGHPIYNIIAKKGGELPQIILAAHYDTRFIADHDPVETKRSEPVPGANDGASGVAVLLELARILPDDTVPVWLVFFDAEDNGRIEGWDWILGSRAFVEEIPVRPRAVIIVDMVGDADLNLYYERNSDVTLRAEIWKTAERLGYGDIFIPSEKHSMLDDHTPFLEKGIPAVDIIDFDYPYWHTTEDTADKVSADSLKAVGDTLWHWVVEQGGN
- a CDS encoding HAMP domain-containing histidine kinase, yielding MAVQASLRKLRPIWVERVSREMAVGEGIRAGFTEQLERFYDLLEQTIITGDMAWLDPILYDWGRSPTETNLEHADYYVSFILNRMISLTLEISREHLKPKEALELLAATIPVLTHSLGVVIRYEMETRVAHISKELGAVQEKLQILDQNKSKFISVAAHELKTPLTLIEGYTSMMADFIQADSQAQMRSYLAGVNTGVLRLREIIDDMIDVSLIDNNLLTLNIQPMWISHLLDLARNEFKKTIAERKQTLTVNDFEGSDLMIYGDSERLYQALNNVITNAIKYTPDRGQITIDGRLLPGFIEITVKDTGIGISAEDQALIFEKFGQLGKEDLHSSGKIKFKGGGPGLGLSITRGVIEAHGGTIWVESPGYDEVKLPGSTFHILLPTRTEPTNPVMLKFFGSLEQKMETDLRGEENPPTDDPPA
- the hflX gene encoding GTPase HflX, with amino-acid sequence MAKKIPQPTIPPRERAFLAGVELRDHKNVLSLEDSLAELALLADTAGVDVVGEITQRLQRPNVETYIGPGKVEELRALAEETLAEVVIFDDELSPRHQRELEKALGKNIRVIDRTALILDIFAQHAHTKEGMLQVELAQYEYNLPRLTRAWTHLERQAGGGGGRAGSTGGVGLRGPGETQLEVDRRTIRKRIAHIKKELDKVEAHRMRYRAQRKRSRIPTVALVGYTNAGKSTLLNRLAKADVYVADQLFATLDPTTRRVQLPGDNTALFTDTVGFIQKLPTTLVAAFHATLEEIAEADLLLHIVDISHPNALGQYQAVLQTLEEIGAGHIPMITALNKADRLKDPENAARILENFHKSVATSALKGSGMDDLLMLVQEELFEAFETIGVRLPYKEGALISLYHELGQVERVEHERGGVLIHGSLPGRLLAQFAPWKIQPNGSAPGMHETEADLEEA